In one Brassica oleracea var. oleracea cultivar TO1000 chromosome C9, BOL, whole genome shotgun sequence genomic region, the following are encoded:
- the LOC106314122 gene encoding LOW QUALITY PROTEIN: lon protease homolog 1, mitochondrial (The sequence of the model RefSeq protein was modified relative to this genomic sequence to represent the inferred CDS: inserted 2 bases in 1 codon; substituted 4 bases at 4 genomic stop codons), giving the protein MNLINKVPRNLLPRGFLEHGTPVTPPMLEVEFAPEFLINLRVSDLFNLPGETVLMTPEISSKVSEGTKEWLEKLKSHETPLAXMHEXRPRKFHSSSCCYLEXSXTGEEHSLXMSIPFIGATLKGAASNSCDDTSKISDEERRRLNLYAVKDKNLGRSHASDPASALLELLDPEQNANFLDTILLTWKNKGRCSNKKIAVEKVMNDESNIAEYVAKPVFRAEKIYEPTPVGVVMETTVVEEGELNIKGHLGDVMKESTQIAHTVARKILLEKEPANLFFANSKLHLHVPAGATPKDGPSAGCTMITSLP; this is encoded by the exons ATGAATCTAATAAACAAAGTCCCACGCAACCTTCTCCCACGAGGTTTTCTTGAACATGGGACACCAGTCACGCCACCTATGCTAGAAGTTGAGTTTGCGCCAGAGTTTCTTATCAATCTCAGAGTTTCAGATCTTTTCAACCTCCCTGGTGAAACCGTGCTGATGACTCCAGAGATCTCTAGCAAAGTGAGTGAGGGGACCAAAGAGTGGCTGGAGAAACTGAAAAGTCATGAAACACCACTTGC CATGCATGAATAACGACCAAGGAAATTCCATTCTTCATCTTGCTGCTACCTGGAATGATCTTAAACTGGTGAAGAGCATTCTCTCTGAATGTCCATACCTTTTATTGGAGCCACACTTAAAGGAGCAGCTTCTAATTCATGTGACGACACAT CTAAAATATCTGATGAAGAGAGGAGAAGACTGAATCTATATGCTGTGAAGGACAAAAAT CTTGGGAGAAGCCATGCTAGTGATCCAGCCAGTGCTTTGTTGGAGCTTCTGGATCCTGAGCAAAATGCAAATTTTCTGGACACTATTCTCTTGACGTGGAAGAATAAAGGAAGATGCTCAAACAAGAAGATAGCGGTTGAAAAGGTTATGAATGATGAATCAAACATTGCAGAGTATGTTGCCAAACCTGTGTTCCGTGCAGAAAAGATCTATGAGCCCACACCGGTAGGAGTTGTGATGG AGACAACTGTTGTGGAGGAAGGTGAACTGAATATAAAGGGTCACCTCGGTGATGTGATGAAAGAAAGCACACAAATTGCTCACACTGTCGCCAGAAAGATCTTGCTAGAGAAAGAACCAGCGAATCTGTTCTTTGCAAACTCCAAGCTTCATCTCCATGTTCCTGCAGGAGCCACACCCAAAGATGGTCCAAGTGCAGGATGCACCATGATTACATCATTGCCATGA
- the LOC106318792 gene encoding protein EFR3 homolog cmp44E-like: MGFISRNVFPACETMCVCCPALRPRSKHPAKRYKKLLGEIFPKSPDGAPNERKIVKLCEYAAKNPIRIPKIAKILEERCYKDLRSEQMKFINIVTEAYNKMLCHCKDQMAYFATSLLNVVTELLENSKEDTPTILGCQTLTRFIYSQVDGTYTHSIEKFALKVCSLAREQGDEHQKQCLRASGLQCLSAMVWFMGEFSHIFAAFDEIVHAILDNYEANMIVQTNEDREEQNCNWVNEVIRCEGRGTGVSGCNSPSYMVVRPRTARKDPTLLTKEETEMPKVWAQICLQRMVDLAKESTTLRLILDPMFSYFNSRRQWTPPNGLAMIVLSDATYMMETSGSQQLVLSTVVRHLDNKHVANDPELKAYIIQVAGCLGKLIRTSSYLRDISFVNDLCRHLRKSFQATSRSVGEEELNLNVMLQNSIEDCLREIAKGIGNAQPLFDMMAVLVEGLPSSGVVSRAAVGSLLILAHAMSSALSPSMRSQQVFPDTLLDALLKAMLHPNVETRVGAHEIFSVILLPSSGQSQAGLASVRASGYLNESKNLRSDKTSAFTSIAARLDKLRKEKDGVKIEKNGYNEDLKNYKSSPNFHKLNSMIDRTAGGVSLADMLPSMMKFTEDQMGQLLSAFWTQATLADNLPSNIEAIAHSLSLVLLSLRLKNPDDGLVVRAFQHLFSLRNLSLDLNNGSLPTVCKRLILALSTSTLMFAAKIYQIPHICKILKSQLPGDVDPYLFIGDDLQLHVKPQASMNDFGSSSDSQMATSMLFEMRSKVELSNTIITDVVAKNLSKASKLQEADVQMQLSEPFTPDDAFMFGSRLISEPGPNQSISKESLSFDEDIPAGSVVEDEVTSELSCRFQPRGSPSSSTPQVISIGQLMESALEVAGQVVVSSVSTSPLPYDTMTNRCETFGTGTRQKLSRWLATENRQVNGLYRNSSEESSALEKVTEDGSIYGRECGVFQDTWSMMSLPPASPFDNFLKAAGAGR, translated from the exons ATGGGGTTCATCTCGAGGAATGTTTTTCCAGCGTGCGAGACAATGTGCGTTTGCTGCCCTGCTCTCAGGCCTAGATCTAAACATCCCGCCAAGCGTTACAAGAAACTGCTCGGTGAGATCTTCCCTAAATCCCCT GATGGTGCACCAAATGAGAGAAAGATTGTTAAATTGTGTGAGTATGCTGCCAAAAACCCAATCCGTATCCCTAAG ATTGCTAAGATTCTTGAGGAGAGGTGTTACAAGGACCTTAGATCTGAGCAAATGAAGTTCATCAATATCGTCACTGAGGCTTACAACAAGATGCTTTGCCACTGCAAAGATCAAAT GGCTTATTTCGCTACAAGTTTGCTGAATGTGGTTACAGAGCTACTTGAGAATTCAAAGGAGGACACACCAACCATTCTTGGATGCCAAACACTGACAAGGTTCATTTACAGTCAG GTTGATGGAACCTACACGCACAGCATTGAGAAATTCGCGCTTAAAGTTTGCTCATTGGCTCGTGAACAAGGCGACGAGCATCAGAAGCAGTGTCTGAGAGCATCTGGCCTGCAATGCCTTTCAGCCATG GTGTGGTTTATGGGAGAGTTCTCACACATCTTCGCTGCTTTTGATGAGATTGTACACGCCATTCTTGATAACTACGAGGCCAACATGATCGTTCAGACAAATGAAGACAGAGAAGAGCAAAACTGTAACTGGGTTAACGAAGTGATCAGATGTGAAGGACGAGGAACAGGAGTCAGCGGTTGTAATAGTCCTAGCTACATGGTTGTCAGACCAAGAACTGCAAGAAAAGATCCGACTCTGTTGACTAA AGAAGAGACTGAGATGCCTAAAGTGTGGGCACAGATTTGTCTCCAGAGGATGGTTGATCTGGCTAAAGAAAGCACAACTCTGCGGCTAATCTTGGATCCCATGTTCAGCTATTTCAACTCTAGACGCCAGTGGACTCCTCCAAACGGTCTGGCCATGATAGTTCTCTCTGATGCAACATATATGATGGAAACCTCTG GGAGTCAGCAGTTGGTGTTATCAACTGTTGTACGTCATCTTGACAATAAGCATGTTGCCAATGATCCTGAACTCAAGGCATACATCATACAAGTCGCTGGCTGTCTAGGGAAGCTGATCAGGACCAGCTCCTATCTCAGGGACATCAGTTTTGTCAATGACTTGTGTCGGCATCTGAGGAAAAGCTTCCAGGCAACATCGAGATCAGTTGGAGAAGAGGAACTCAACTTGAACGTGATGCTTCAAAACTCTATTGAAGATTGTCTGCGAGAGATAGCCAAAGGAATTGGAAATGCACAACCGTTGTTTGATATGATGGCTGTTTTAGTCGAAGGGCTTCCTTCTTCAGGAGTTGTGTCACGTGCAGCTGTTGGATCACTGTTGATTCTCGCTCATGCAATGTCTTCAGCTTTGTCACCATCTATGCGTTCACAACAG GTTTTCCCAGACACACTTCTTGATGCGCTTCTTAAAGCAATGCTGCATCCAAACGTGGAAACTCGCGTGGGAGCGCATGAGATATTCTCTGTGATTCTCTTGCCGAGTTCTGGTCAGTCTCAGGCTGGACTTGCATCAGTGAGAGCTTCTGGTTATCTCAACGAGTCCAAGAATTTGAGAAGTGATAAAACCTCTGCGTTCACATCCATCGCTGCTCGATTAGACAAGCTCAGAAAGGAGAAGGACGGCGTCAAGATTGAGAAGAATGGTTATAATGAGGATCTTAAGAACTACAAATCTTCCCCAAACTTTCACAAGTTGAACTCCATGATTGATAGGACTGCTGGTGGTGTCAGTCTAGCTGATATG TTACCATCAATGATGAAGTTTACTGAAGATCAAATGGGACAGTTGTTGTCTGCATTTTGGACACAAGCAACTCTTGCTGATAATTTGCCTTCAAACATTGAAGCTATTGCTCATTCTTTGAGTTTGGTGCTTCTCTCCTTGAGACTAAAG AACCCTGATGATGGGCTTGTTGTTAGAGCCTTTCAGCATCTCTTCTCACTGAGGAACCTTTCTTTGGACCTTAACAACG GCTCATTACCAACGGTTTGCAAGCGGTTGATCCTTGCTTTATCCACAAGTACTCTTATGTTTGCTGCCAAAATATATCAAATTCCTCATATCTGCAAGATATTGAAGAGTCAACTTCCTGGTGAT GTGGATCCTTATCTCTTCATTGGCGATGACTTGCAACTCCACGTTAAACCACAGGCAAGTATGAACGATTTTGGGTCATCAAGTGATAGCCAGATGGCTACTTCGATGCTCTTTGAGATGAGAAGTAAAGTAGAACTCTCCAACACTATCATAACCGATGTTGTGGCAAAGAACCTATCTAAGGCTTCAAAG CTCCAAGAAGCTGATGTACAGATGCAACTCTCTGAGCCATTCACACCTGATGATGCTTTTATGTTTGGGTCACGGCTTATCTCTGAGCCTGGACCAAACCAAAGCATCTCTAAGGAATCACTGTCCTTTGATGAG GACATACCTGCAGGTTCAGTGGTTGAGGACGAAGTGACGAGTGAACTCTCTTGTCGTTTTCAGCCAAGAGGGTCTCCTTCATCATCTACTCCTCAAGTTATCAGCATTGGCCAGCTTATGGAATCT GCGCTTGAGGTGGCTGGTCAAGTGGTTGTGTCATCTGTCTCCACTTCTCCACTTCCTTACGACACAATGACAAACCGCTGCGAAACCTTTGGGACTGGGACAAGACAGAAGCTCTCAAGGTGGCTGGCTACCGAGAACCGCCAGGTGAATGGCCTCTACAGAAACTCATCAGAGGAGTCATCTGCACTTGAAAAG GTAACTGAAGATGGGAGCATATATGGGAGAGAATGTGGTGTGTTTCAGGATACGTGGTCCATGATGAGTCTGCCACCAGCTAGTCCCTTTGACAATTTCCTCAAAGCAGCAGGAGCCGGAAGATGA
- the LOC106313135 gene encoding threonine--tRNA ligase, mitochondrial — protein sequence MLLRLSARSIRRYTSSHSLSASSFCTLPPMSTSHPKNESYLSAVIPKRIKLFEQIQSHQLEKLKSLPHDPIKITLPDGTVKEGRKWETTPMDIAGEISKGLANSALISSVNDELWDMSRPLEGDCKLELFKFDSDKGRDTLWHSSAHVLGQALEQEYGCQLCIGPCTTRGEGFYYDAFYGDLGLNDNHFPNIEAGAAKAAKEAQPFERIEVTKDQAIEMFSDNNFKVEIINDLPADKTITVYRCGPLVDLCRGPHIPNTSFVKAFKCLRASSAYWRGSKDRESLQRVYGISYPDQKQLKKYLQFLEEAKKYDHRLLGQKQELFFCHPLSPGSWFFLPLGTRVYNKLMEFIKEQYWKRGYTEVITPNMYNMNLWETSGHAANYKENMFTFDIEKQEFGLKPMNCPGHCLMFQHRVRSYRELPIRLADFGVLHRNEASGALSGLTRVRRFQQDDAHIFCTEDQVTDEVKAVLEFIDYAYKIFGFTYELKLSTRPEKYLGDLATWDKAENDLKIALDAFGKKWVLNEGDGAFYGPKIDITVSDAMNRKFQCATLQLDFQLPDRFKLEYSADDEAKRQRPVMIHRAVLGSVERMFAILLEHYKGKWPFWLSPRQAIVCPISKKSEEYALQVKKQIHEAGYYVDADITDRKIDKKVREAQLAQYNYILVVGETEAATGQVSVRIRDSAAHSVKSIENLLEEFKTKTSEYQ from the exons ATGCTCCTCCGTCTCTCGGCTCGCTCTATCCGTCGTTACACTTCTTCTCACTCACTCTCCGCGTCGTCGTTTTGCACTCTCCCACCAATGTCAACCAGCCACCCAAAGAACGAGTCCTATCTCTCCGCCGTCATCCCCAAGCGCATCAAGCTCTTCGAGCAGATCCAATCCCACCAGCTCGAGAAGCTCAAATCTCTCCCCCACGACCCAATCAA GATTACGTTACCCGATGGGACCGTGAAAGAAGGGAGGAAGTGGGAGACTACTCCGATGGACATCGCCGGGGAGATTTCGAAGGGGTTGGCTAACTCTGCGTTGATCTCATCGGTTAATGATGAGCTTTGGGATATGAGTAGGCCGTTGGAAGGTGATTGTAAGCTTGAGTTGTTCAAGTTTGATAGTGACAAGGGACGGGATACTCTTTGGCATTCTAGTGCTCACGTTCTTGGTCAG GCTCTTGAGCAGGAGTATGGTTGTCAGCTGTGTATAGGACCGTGTACTACGAGAGGAGAG GGTTTCTACTATGATGCGTTTTATGGTGACTTGGGGCTGAATGACAATCACTTCCCTAACATTGAAGCTGGTGCTGCAAAAGCTGCTAAG GAAGCGCAACCATTTGAGAGGATTGAAGTGACGAAAGATCAGGCGATTGAGATGTTTTCTGATAACAACTTTAAG GTTGAAATCATCAATGATTTACCTGCCGACAAGACCATTACTGTCTATAGATGTGGTCCTCTTGTTGATTTGTGTCGTGGACCGCACATTCCAAACACTTCTTTTGTGAAAGCTTTCAAGTGTTTGAGG GCCTCATCAGCTTACTGGAGGGGTAGCAAAGACCGTGAGAGCTTGCAGAGGGTTTATGGGATATCTTATCCAGATCAGAAACAGCTGAAG AAATATCTTCAGTTTCTAGAAGAAGCCAAAAAGTATGACCACAGACTATTGGGCCAAAAGCAGGAACTCTTCTTTTGTCACCCACTCAG CCCTGGGAGTTGGTTCTTCCTTCCACTGGGCACTCGCGTATATAACAAGTTGATGGAATTCATTAAGGAGCAATATTGGAAAAGGGGTTACACAGAG GTTATAACACCAAATATGTACAACATGAATCTGTGGGAAACTTCTGGACATGCTGCAAATTACAAGGAGAATATGTTTACGTTTGAT ATTGAGAAGCAAGAGTTCGGGCTCAAACCTATGAATTGCCCTGGTCACTGCTTGATGTTCCAACACAGGGTTCGCTCATACAGAG AGTTACCTATTAGACTGGCTGACTTTGGAGTGTTGCACCGCAATGAGGCAAGTGGAGCACTTAGTGGGCTGACTCGTGTCCGACGGTTCCAGCAA GATGATGCACACATATTCTGTACAGAGGATCAG GTTACGGATGAAGTGAAGGCTGTATTGGAGTTCATTGACTATGCTTACAAAATCTTTGGCTTTACCTATGAGCTAAAGCTCTCAACG AGGCCAGAAAAGTACCTTGGAGATTTGGCAACATGGGATAAAGCTGAAAATGATCTCAAAATAGCCCTAGATGCTTTTGGAAAGAAATGGGTG TTGAACGAAGGAGATGGTGCGTTCTATGGTCCAAAGATAGACATCACAGTTTCTGATGCTATGAATAGGAAATTCCAGTGCGCAACTTTACAG CTTGATTTTCAACTTCCTGATCGCTTCAAGCTGGAATACTCTGCTGACGACGAAGCAAAGAGGCAGAGACCTGTAATGATTCATAGAGCCGTGCTGGGATCTGTGGAACGTATGTTTGCCATATTGTTGGAGCATTACAAAGGGAAATGGCCCTTCTGGCTTAGTCCGCGCCAGGCCATAGTTTGCCCTATATCAAAGAAATCTGAGGAATATGCATTACAG GTGAAGAAACAAATTCATGAAGCTGGGTACTATGTTGATGCGGACATAACAGACAGAAAGATTGATAAAAAG GTGCGAGAAGCTCAGCTTGCTCAGTACAACTACATACTTGTAGTTGGTGAAACCGAAGCTGCTACAGGACAG GTGAGTGTTCGGATAAGAGACAGTGCAGCCCACTCGGTTAAGAGCATCGAGAATTTGCTTGAAGAGTTCAAGACCAAGACTTCTGAATATCAGTGA
- the LOC106316067 gene encoding uncharacterized protein LOC106316067, which produces MAWMQMIQSARSLLRTTRPSSTPSLSRFYSKPAPYAVKVGIPEFLSGIGGGVETHIAKLETEIGDLSKLLVTRTLRLKKHGVPCKHRKLILKYSQKYRLGLWKPRADAIKA; this is translated from the exons ATGGCGTGGATGCAAATGATACAGAGCGCGAGATCTCTTCTGAGGACAACACGACCTTCTTCGACTCCAAGCCTCTCCAGATTCTACTCCAAACCTGCTCCTTATGCCG TGAAAGTTGGGATTCCTGAGTTCTTGAGTGGGATTGGGGGAGGAGTTGAGACTCATATCGCTAAACTTGAGACAGAGATTGGTGATCTTTCGAAACTGCTTGTGACTCGTACCCTCAGGCTCAAGAAGCATGGCGTCCCTTGCAAACAT AGGAAGCTGATACTGAAATATAGCCAGAAGTACAGGCTAGGGCTATGGAAACCTAGAGCTGACGCTATAAAGGCCTGA
- the LOC106319265 gene encoding shaggy-related protein kinase alpha-like, producing MASVAIPPVPGARDSTTGLDKLPEEMNDMKLRDDKEMEPIVVDGNGTETGHIIVTTIGGRNGQPKQTISYMAERVVGQGSFGVVFQAKCLETGETVAIKKVLQDRRYKNRELQTMRLFDHPNVVSLKHCFFSTTEKDELYLNLVLEYVPETVHRVIKHYNKLNQRMPLIYVKLYTYQIFRALSYIHRCIGVCHRDIKPQNLLVNPHTHQVKLCDFGSAKVLVKGEPNISYICSRYYRAPELIFGATEYTTAIDVWSAGCVLAELLLGQPLFPGESGVDQLVEIIKVLGTPTREEIKCMNPNYTEFKFPQIKAHPWHKIFHKRMPPEAVDLVSRLLQYSPNLRSAALDTLVHPFFDELRDPNARLPNGRFLPPLFNFKPHELKGVAVEIVAKLVPEHARKQCPWLGL from the exons ATGGCATCCGTGGCTATACCTCCAGTTCCTGGAGCTAGAGACTCTACTACAGGTCTCGATAAACTGCCTGAAGAAATGAATGACATGAAACTTCGTGACGATAAA GAAATGGAACCTATAGTGGTAGATGGCAACGGTACAGAGACTGGCCACATCATAGTCACTACTATTGGTGGTAGAAACGGCCAACCTAAACAG ACGATCAGCTACATGGCAGAACGTGTTGTCGGACAAGGATCATTCGGCGTTGTGTTCCAA GCCAAGTGTCTTGAGACGGGAGAAACTGTTGCGATAAAGAAAGTTTTACAAGACCGGAGGTACAAGAACCGTGAGCTTCAGACCATGAGGCTATTTGACCATCCCAACGTTGTCTCTCTGAAACACTGCTTCTTCTCAACTACTGAGAAAGATGAGCTTTACCTCAACCTGGTGCTTGAATACGTCCCGGAGACAGTTCATCGTGTTATCAAACATTACAACAAACTCAACCAGCGGATGCCTCTCATATACGTCAAACTCTACACCTATCAG ATCTTTAGGGCCTTATCTTACATTCACCGTTGTATTGGCGTGTGTCACCGTGACATCAAACCTCAAAACTTGTTGGTAAACCCACACACACATCAAGTGAAGCTGTGTGATTTTGGAAGTGCTAAAGTATTG GTGAAAGGAGAACCAAACATCTCCTACATTTGCTCAAGGTATTACAGAGCACCTGAGCTTATTTTTGGAGCAACGGAGTATACAACAGCCATTGATGTCTGGTCTGCAGGATGTGTTCTTGCTGAGCTCTTGCTTGGACAG CCATTGTTCCCTGGTGAGAGTGGTGTTGATCAACTTGTAGAGATTATCAAG GTTTTGGGAACGCCTACTAGGGAAGAAATCAAGTGCATGAACCCTAACTACACTGAGTTCAAGTTCCCTCAGATCAAAGCTCATCCATGGCACAAG ATTTTCCACAAACGCATGCCACCAGAAGCTGTTGATTTGGTCTCAAGGCTTCTTCAATACTCTCCCAATCTAAGATCTGCCGCT CTGGACACATTGGTCCACCCATTCTTTGATGAGCTAAGAGATCCAAATGCGCGTCTGCCTAATGGGCGTTTCCTTCCACCACTCTTCAACTTCAAGCCTCACG AGCTGAAAGGTGTGGCGGTGGAGATTGTAGCTAAGTTAGTACCTGAGCATGCGAGGAAGCAGTGTCCTTGGCTCGGTTTGTGA